From the genome of Impatiens glandulifera chromosome 9, dImpGla2.1, whole genome shotgun sequence, one region includes:
- the LOC124915946 gene encoding leucine-rich repeat protein 1-like, with amino-acid sequence MAHIVNFGFLLLFCFVSLVVKAYSSSDMNALDAFHQGVSDPQNAMKNWDTSLYDPCTWFHITCDNDNRVIRIEIFRYGLSGHLAPQLGNLDRLEYLNLDENNLDGPIPQELGNMANLKSLSLNGNRFSGRIPPSLGKLQLLFFLYLNNNKLTGPIPGELGDIPTLRVVDVSSNNLCGPVPRGGSLSSIAITTIQGSTNLANEALDQDSTNNLDGKD; translated from the exons ATGGCTCATATTGTAAATTTTGGCTTTCTTTTGCTATTTTGTTTTGTGTCTTTGGTGGTAAAAGCTTATAGTTCCAGCGATATGAACGCGCTTGACGCATTTCATCAGGGAGTATCAGATCCACAAAATGCAATGAAAAATTGGGATACAAGTCTCTACGACCCTTGTACATGGTTCCATATTACTTGCGATAACGATAACCGTGTCATTCGCat AGAAATATTTCGATATGGCTTATCGGGTCATTTAGCGCCTCAACTAGGAAACCTTGACCGCCTAGAATACTT GAACCTTGATGAGAATAACTTAGATGGCCCAATCCCTCAAGAGCTAGGCAACATGGCTAACCTCAAGAGCTTGAGTCTAAATGGAAACCGATTTTCCGGGAGGATTCCTCCCTCTCTCGGAAAATTACAGCTACTTTTTTTCTT ATATCTCAACAATAACAAACTAACCGGACCTATCCCTGGCGAGCTTGGTGATATTCCTACGTTGAGAGTTGT AGATGTGTCGAGCAACAACCTCTGCGGACCTGTTCCTAGGGGCGGTTCATTGTCGAGTATAG CTATTACAACAATCCAAGGATCAACCAATCTTGCTAATGAAGCACTTGATCAGGATTCAACAAATAATTTAGATGGCAAAGATTGA